GGCGCTCGCTCGCACACATTCCCGAAACCTATCGCGAACCGCTCGTCCTGTTCTATCGCGAACATCAATCCATCGAAACCGTCGCGCACTCTTTGGATTTGAGCGAAGACACGGTCAAACAACGGTTATCCCGCGGACGAAATTTATTGCACGAGCAAGTGCTTGCCTTCGTCGAACGCGCACTGGAGCGGAGCAATCCCGGCAGGACATTTACAGTTGGGGTGCTGGCCGCCTTGCCGGCGCTGACGTTATCCGCGCAAGCAGCCACGATCGGTGCCATCGCAGCCAAAGGAACAGGCACCGCCAAGACCGCGGGAGCACTCGGAGTTGGGGCGGTTTTTCTCGGGCCCGTGCTCGCAATTTTTGGAAACTACCTCGGCTATCGTTTAAGCCTCGACGGCGCCACTTCCGATCCGGAGCGCGCCTTCATCCGTAGGTTCTATCAATGGCTCCTGGGTTGCATCGTCGGTTTCATGCTCTTGTACCTGGCACTCTTCGCCGCAAGGACTCTGATCTCAGAGTTCAATCCACGGCTGTTCGTCCTGCTGTTGATCGGAATCGCAACATCGCAAGCGATCGGCCTCATCGCGTTGTGTTGCTGGGGCGCATGGCGCGAACGCTGCATTGCCGATGCGATAAAATCGGAGGCTCCGCCAGCGGCGCGGATCAAGCCAGCCTGGGAATATCGCAGCTCACTAACGCTGTTTGGCTGGCCCCTCGTGCATATTCGCATCGGTGGCGATCTCGCTGAGCGCCGCACGCCGGTCAAAGCATGGATTGCCGCGGGCGACATCGCGATCGGCCTGGCATTCGCGTTCGGCGGTGTTGCGATGGCTCCGATCAGTGTCGGCGGGCTTGCGATCGGGCTTCTTTCCTGGGGCGGATTCGCAGTGGGGATGGCTGCGTGGGGCGGCTTGGCACTCGGTGGGTTTGCGATGGGTGGATTGGCCTTGGGATGGCAGGCGTTTGGTGGATGTGCCATCGCATGGCAGGCCGCGGTGGGCGGCGCGGCGGTGGCGAAGGATTTTGCGCTCGGTGGGTTTGCCCATGCCGCGGAAGCTAACAATCAAATTGCTGCGGGGGTCATCGAACCGATGCCCTTCTTCAGTTCCGGCGGCTTCATTTTTCATCACATGATCTGGCTGAACTTGATCTGGGTGATCCCGACGGCGCTCTGGTGGTGGTTGCTGCGAATTGGCAACCGCCGAAACGCCAGCAGCCAGTGCATCCGGTGAAATACCGGGAGCCAACAATCCATTTCAGAACCTTTCAACGATTGTTGGAAAAAGTATTAATCTGCTTTGGGCCGCGCCATGTTGTTGCTTTCGCCGGCCGCTGCTCTTCTGGAAAAGAATGGAAATCTTAAAGCCGGCCACCGCGTCTTCGGTCTCGTCGGCGGCGTTTTCCACGACGGCACAGGATGATCCGCAATAGGCAAACATCCAGAGCATGAAATGGAATTTTCGGCGCTAAGGTATGCTGCCAGTTCCGATGGCATATCCACGGCCGCAGCCCGAAAATAGGAAGCCACGACAATTGCAATCGTCCGGTGAACCGCTTCATTGCGATAAACCAGATCGCGCTTGGAAAAGTGGATGGAAGGGTACGGGTTGGCTTCCCAGATGATCGGCATGCCCCGATGATCGAGGGAATAATCGAATGCGACAAAGTCCAGACCGAGCGCGCGTTTTGCCTTCTGAAATGCCGGGTGAAGACCGCACGGCGCATTGATGTAATTCAATTCCTCGGACCTGGTGATGTCGTTGACCACCCGATTACGACCGCGCGTTATCCATCCATGAGACACCTGAAGGTGATGCGCCACGCCGAAATCACCGGCCACTACGTAGCGGTATTTGCGATAGAGTTTGTCTGTTGGGCTCGACGAATCGATTAACTCGACGGCAACGGGCCGCGTGAATTCCCGCAGCGGAATCTTGCGCGCCTCGTCAGGAGTATCAGCACGCACCATCTGCTTCCCATGGCCAAAATCCTCTCGAACGAAGAAAGGAAATTGCAATCCGAAGAAAGATTCATGAAAAGCTTGAGGGTCGGTGATCCGAAACGTTTTCGGAGTACGCAATCCCGTTTCCCTAATCAGCTCCGAACCCTGCAACTTGGCGGCCCGGCTTAATCGATCCACCCGATTGATAATCGGAATCCCAGCTTGATCACATCGCGCTCCCAATTCGACTGCATGGCGGTACGTTCTTCCGGACCACGCCTCAACGGGATCCTGCAACCATGGAATTAATAGTCGGTATTGGTTGGATGCGCGAAGACGGCAGGGCAATTTTGCGGTTTCGAATCGGGAACGATGCTCCGGCAGATTTTCCGCAATCCAGTCCAATATTACATCATAGAAACCACGATAACGCCGGGCGTGATAAACAATCAGAAATTCGCAGGCCTTCATGGCATGTTGACCACTCGTCCTTCAGGGGAACCGTCTTCAAGCCGGGAGGCGAAGTATCTTCTCAGATAACGGTGCATTGCTGGCTTGTCCGTTGCCCACCGCCAGGCCCCATCTTTCCCCAGAGCAATATCCCTCTGCGGATCAAATTGGTGCTCCCGAAGGCCCCGATGTCTTTCTTGAGGCATGCGATCGCTCAACTCTCCATGCCAGAGATGAAGGACAGTGCCCGATATACAGGAAACCCTTTCCTGCACGTCG
This genomic stretch from Verrucomicrobiia bacterium harbors:
- a CDS encoding sigma-70 family RNA polymerase sigma factor, producing MMTTTMSPRANNDADLVSESLAGNRDAFGQIVSRYQSLICSLAYSATGSLGASEDLAQETFITAWNRLRHLREKDKLRAWLCGIARNRIKNSLRREGRDPVRTAETLDALFESASPDPLPHEQAIGKEEEAILWRSLAHIPETYREPLVLFYREHQSIETVAHSLDLSEDTVKQRLSRGRNLLHEQVLAFVERALERSNPGRTFTVGVLAALPALTLSAQAATIGAIAAKGTGTAKTAGALGVGAVFLGPVLAIFGNYLGYRLSLDGATSDPERAFIRRFYQWLLGCIVGFMLLYLALFAARTLISEFNPRLFVLLLIGIATSQAIGLIALCCWGAWRERCIADAIKSEAPPAARIKPAWEYRSSLTLFGWPLVHIRIGGDLAERRTPVKAWIAAGDIAIGLAFAFGGVAMAPISVGGLAIGLLSWGGFAVGMAAWGGLALGGFAMGGLALGWQAFGGCAIAWQAAVGGAAVAKDFALGGFAHAAEANNQIAAGVIEPMPFFSSGGFIFHHMIWLNLIWVIPTALWWWLLRIGNRRNASSQCIR